In Deinococcus puniceus, one genomic interval encodes:
- the hisA gene encoding 1-(5-phosphoribosyl)-5-[(5-phosphoribosylamino)methylideneamino]imidazole-4-carboxamide isomerase, with amino-acid sequence MTTPASGPTPKPLPLIIPCVDIQSGRAVRLYEGNPDQETVYFESPLDAARHWAALGAGLVHLVDLDAATGRGENRAVIAQITADLGVPVEVGGGIRDRTSAEALLKAGVDRVVIGTAAVKNPQLVAELIAAHGPERVVVSLDARGLEVATHGWAQGSGLMVADLTPQLADAGLETLIFTDVTRDGTLRGLDRELMRQVRQLWVNTLIVGGGVANLDDVRLLAEEGIHGAIVGRAIYEGTLPYPVPALD; translated from the coding sequence ATGACGACGCCCGCTTCTGGCCCCACGCCCAAGCCTTTGCCCCTGATCATTCCGTGCGTAGACATTCAATCGGGCCGCGCCGTGCGCCTGTACGAGGGCAACCCAGACCAAGAAACCGTGTATTTCGAGTCCCCGCTGGATGCGGCGCGGCACTGGGCGGCGTTGGGGGCCGGGCTGGTGCATCTGGTGGACTTGGACGCCGCCACAGGCCGGGGCGAAAACCGCGCCGTGATTGCCCAAATTACCGCAGACTTGGGCGTGCCTGTAGAAGTGGGCGGCGGCATCCGTGACCGAACAAGCGCCGAAGCCCTTCTGAAAGCGGGGGTAGACCGGGTGGTGATCGGTACGGCAGCCGTGAAGAACCCCCAACTGGTGGCCGAACTGATCGCCGCACACGGCCCCGAACGGGTGGTGGTGAGCCTTGACGCACGCGGGCTGGAAGTGGCGACGCACGGCTGGGCGCAGGGCAGCGGCCTGATGGTGGCCGACCTGACGCCCCAGTTGGCCGACGCGGGCTTGGAAACCCTGATCTTTACCGACGTGACCCGCGACGGCACCCTGCGCGGCCTAGACCGGGAACTGATGCGGCAGGTGCGCCAGCTGTGGGTCAATACCCTGATCGTGGGCGGCGGCGTGGCGAACTTGGACGATGTGCGCCTGCTGGCCGAAGAGGGCATTCACGGGGCCATCGTGGGCCGCGCCATCTACGAGGGCACGCTGCCCTACCCGGTTCCGGCGCTGGACTGA